Proteins from one Streptomyces genisteinicus genomic window:
- a CDS encoding peptidoglycan-binding domain-containing protein, with translation MTGNTCQECGRPRAADGGTGAVCGCEGAAGGGGRGAGPQARPGRGRSTAEEIAAAEDFDPLRIRPYVTLEALDTSDGPADGGRAASGTPGPAGHLPGVDAHGAHPPVTAGPDGHGGGPAGPYAGAAHGPYAHGAAPGPRGPGAHGPLPHGTGGEGDHPTAVLRPVAAPLPAEVPAPADATQELPPLTAGPAAPGAAPAPRRSRRRGAVALAAAAAFAVAGTAAYASGLFDGGEDRDRVSMPDRGNGPSLVVGPDAPLDPPSPTASPSASASRTAKPSPSASASSSPTASASASASRSAPASSAPAQPPAPTPTAQVTGTVSEEPPGGSQGTLRLGDTGSDVRELQLRLQEIWLYPRDWQTNGVFDTNLENSVKVFQWDRGIKGDPLGVYGPQTRRALEEETREPRRR, from the coding sequence ATGACCGGAAACACATGCCAGGAGTGCGGCAGACCGCGGGCCGCGGACGGCGGCACGGGGGCCGTGTGCGGCTGCGAGGGCGCCGCGGGGGGCGGCGGCCGCGGGGCCGGGCCGCAGGCCCGTCCGGGCCGCGGGCGTTCGACGGCGGAGGAGATCGCGGCGGCGGAGGACTTCGATCCGCTGCGCATCCGCCCCTACGTGACGCTGGAGGCGCTGGACACGTCCGACGGGCCGGCGGACGGCGGTCGCGCCGCGTCCGGCACGCCGGGGCCCGCCGGTCACCTGCCGGGCGTGGACGCGCACGGCGCGCATCCCCCGGTGACGGCCGGCCCGGACGGTCACGGCGGCGGCCCCGCCGGCCCGTACGCCGGGGCCGCGCACGGGCCGTACGCGCACGGCGCCGCACCGGGCCCGCGCGGGCCGGGTGCGCACGGACCGCTGCCGCACGGCACCGGCGGGGAGGGCGATCACCCGACGGCCGTACTGCGCCCGGTCGCCGCCCCGCTGCCCGCCGAGGTGCCGGCCCCGGCGGACGCGACCCAGGAGCTTCCCCCGCTCACCGCCGGGCCGGCCGCCCCGGGAGCGGCTCCGGCGCCGCGGCGGTCGCGGCGCCGGGGGGCCGTGGCGCTGGCGGCGGCCGCGGCCTTCGCGGTCGCGGGGACGGCCGCCTACGCCTCGGGGCTGTTCGACGGCGGCGAGGACAGGGACCGGGTGTCCATGCCGGACCGGGGGAACGGTCCCAGCCTCGTCGTGGGGCCCGACGCCCCGCTGGATCCGCCGTCCCCGACGGCCTCCCCGTCGGCCTCCGCCTCACGGACGGCGAAGCCCTCGCCGTCCGCGTCCGCCTCCTCCTCGCCCACGGCCTCCGCGTCGGCGTCGGCGAGCCGCTCCGCCCCGGCGAGCAGCGCTCCGGCGCAGCCGCCGGCGCCCACGCCGACGGCGCAGGTCACCGGCACGGTGTCCGAGGAGCCCCCCGGCGGCTCCCAGGGCACCCTGCGGCTCGGCGACACCGGCTCCGACGTGCGGGAGCTCCAGCTGCGGCTCCAGGAGATCTGGCTGTACCCGCGGGACTGGCAGACCAACGGCGTCTTCGACACGAACCTGGAGAACTCGGTCAAGGTCTTCCAGTGGGACCGCGGGATCAAGGGCGACCCGCTGGGCGTCTACGGTCCGCAGACCCGGCGCGCGCTGGAGGAGGAGACGAGGGAGCCCCGGCGGCGGTAG
- a CDS encoding HAD-IA family hydrolase codes for MQATSPVLTARAVLLDMDGTIVNSDAVVERCWRAWALRQGLDPAEVLKVVHGRQGHATMAILLPNRPAAENHADNRELLAQETADVEGVVPVGGAPAFMAALAGFPHALVTSADAALATARMNAAGLPMPAVRVTAESVGASKPDPEGFLKGAAELGYAPADCVAFEDSEAGIAAARAAGMRVVGVGPRAAAFAPDLHVADLDGLSLTAHADGTVELRAA; via the coding sequence ATGCAGGCCACTTCCCCCGTCCTCACCGCCCGGGCCGTCCTCCTCGACATGGACGGCACCATCGTCAACTCCGACGCGGTGGTGGAACGCTGCTGGCGGGCGTGGGCCCTGCGGCAGGGTCTCGACCCGGCCGAGGTGCTGAAGGTCGTCCACGGCCGGCAGGGTCACGCGACGATGGCGATCCTCCTCCCGAACCGCCCGGCGGCGGAGAACCACGCCGACAACCGGGAACTCCTCGCCCAGGAGACCGCCGACGTCGAGGGCGTCGTCCCCGTCGGCGGCGCCCCTGCCTTCATGGCGGCCCTCGCCGGATTTCCCCACGCGCTGGTGACCTCGGCGGACGCCGCCCTCGCCACCGCCCGGATGAACGCGGCCGGCCTGCCGATGCCGGCGGTGCGGGTGACCGCGGAGAGCGTGGGCGCCAGCAAGCCCGACCCCGAGGGCTTCCTCAAGGGCGCCGCCGAGCTCGGCTACGCGCCCGCCGACTGCGTCGCCTTCGAGGACTCCGAGGCGGGCATCGCGGCGGCCCGCGCCGCCGGCATGCGCGTGGTCGGCGTGGGACCCCGCGCCGCCGCGTTCGCCCCCGATCTGCACGTCGCGGACCTGGACGGCCTCAGCCTGACCGCACACGCGGACGGCACCGTCGAACTGCGCGCCGCATAG
- a CDS encoding ABC transporter permease: MLLPVNVTLGAVLAVLLAVAATVAALARLGRSRRIVVAGVRAALQLTAVSLVIGLVVESLPLLLGFLFLMYGVAVRTAGRRVTRNATWWWAAAPIAAGVVPVVAALLLTGLVPVKGIALVPVTGILIGGALTATVLGGRRALDELAQRRGEVEAGLALGLPDRDARMEVAREPASDALLPGLDQTRTVGLVTLPGAFVGMLLGGASPVEAGAVQLFVLVALIAVQAVAVAVVLELVTRGRLHRDGVDSAAGG, encoded by the coding sequence GTGCTGCTGCCGGTCAACGTCACCCTCGGGGCCGTACTGGCGGTCCTGCTCGCCGTCGCCGCCACGGTCGCGGCCCTCGCCCGCCTCGGCCGCTCCCGCCGGATCGTCGTCGCCGGCGTGCGGGCCGCCCTCCAGCTCACCGCCGTGTCCCTGGTGATCGGCCTGGTCGTCGAGTCGCTTCCGCTGCTCCTCGGCTTCCTGTTCCTGATGTACGGCGTCGCCGTGCGGACCGCGGGCCGCCGCGTCACCCGCAACGCCACCTGGTGGTGGGCCGCGGCCCCCATCGCCGCCGGGGTGGTGCCGGTCGTCGCCGCCCTGCTGCTGACCGGACTCGTCCCCGTGAAGGGCATCGCCCTCGTCCCCGTCACCGGCATCCTGATCGGCGGCGCCCTCACCGCGACCGTGCTCGGGGGCCGGCGCGCGCTCGACGAACTGGCGCAGCGCCGCGGCGAGGTGGAGGCCGGTCTGGCGCTCGGGCTCCCGGACCGCGACGCCCGGATGGAGGTCGCGCGGGAGCCCGCGTCGGACGCCCTGCTGCCCGGGCTCGACCAGACCAGGACCGTCGGGCTCGTCACCCTCCCGGGCGCGTTCGTCGGCATGCTGCTCGGCGGCGCGTCACCGGTCGAGGCGGGGGCGGTGCAGCTGTTCGTCCTGGTGGCCCTGATAGCCGTTCAGGCGGTGGCCGTGGCGGTGGTGCTGGAACTCGTCACCCGCGGCAGGCTCCACCGCGACGGCGTGGACTCCGCGGCCGGGGGCTGA
- a CDS encoding HNH endonuclease family protein codes for MSRVYARHLRRTAVAVAASALAATGLLATAPAAQAAPPTPVSAATARSYLSQLTVAAEGSSSGYSRDLFPHWITQSGACNTREVVLKRDGSNVQQDSSCAAVSGSWFSPYDGATWSAASDVDIDHVVPLAEAWRSGANSWSTSTRQAFANDLTRPQLIAVTDNVNQSKGDQDPADWMPSVSSYRCVYARMWVHTKHHWNLKVDSAEKSALQSVLNGC; via the coding sequence ATGTCTCGTGTCTACGCGCGTCACCTCCGCCGTACCGCCGTGGCCGTCGCCGCGTCCGCGCTCGCCGCCACCGGTCTGCTGGCCACCGCCCCCGCCGCGCAGGCGGCACCGCCCACGCCCGTCAGCGCCGCCACCGCCCGCAGCTACCTGAGCCAGCTGACCGTCGCCGCCGAGGGTTCGTCCTCCGGTTACAGCCGCGACCTGTTCCCGCACTGGATCACCCAGTCCGGCGCCTGCAACACCCGCGAGGTCGTCCTCAAGCGCGACGGCTCGAACGTGCAGCAGGACTCCAGCTGCGCGGCGGTCAGCGGCAGTTGGTTCTCGCCCTACGACGGCGCCACCTGGTCCGCGGCCTCCGACGTCGACATCGACCACGTCGTCCCGCTGGCCGAGGCCTGGCGTTCCGGCGCGAACTCCTGGAGCACCTCGACGCGCCAGGCGTTCGCCAACGACCTGACCCGCCCGCAGCTGATAGCCGTCACCGACAACGTCAACCAGTCCAAGGGCGACCAGGACCCGGCCGACTGGATGCCGTCGGTGTCCTCGTACCGCTGCGTGTACGCCCGGATGTGGGTGCACACGAAGCACCACTGGAACCTCAAGGTGGACTCCGCCGAGAAGAGCGCGCTCCAGTCGGTCCTGAACGGCTGCTGA
- a CDS encoding alkaline phosphatase D family protein, producing the protein MAGLRLGPLLRHVDWESGTSATVWVETDRACTAEVRCDGGAGGSAPTFLVAGHHYALVVVTGLAPGSAAAYEVLLDGERVWPLAGSPLPPSTIRTPPVPATGAVVAFGSCRWAAPAVDESDPVGPDVLDTLSARLAADPDGERPDVLLLLGDQVYADETSAGTRDWIARHRRGAGTGAGAPPDQVADYEEYTHLYDESWGDPELRWLFSTVPSCMIFDDHDVIDDWNTSAAWVADMRATSWWHERITGGLMSYWVYQHLGNLSPAELAEDELYAAVRAAEDGTEVLRAFAERADADPASVRWSYRRDFGRTRLLMVDTRAARVLDEQHRSMLDADEAAWLRTQAFDDPGGVDHLLVGTSLPWLLPPMVHFAEGWHAALCRGERGPRWARFGEWLRRRADLEHWAAFTASFGRLTDTVAEVGRGPDAPATVCVLSGDVHHAYVAEPEWPAGQQPDSRILQLTCSPLHNSVPAAIRAGFRFGWSRFAKGIGHLLARHGRVARPVVRWERTGGPWFGNQLMTLTLRGRTARLRLERAQAGAKRGRRGTDRAGARLTGVLDRALTDGR; encoded by the coding sequence ATGGCCGGCCTGAGGCTGGGACCGCTGCTGCGCCACGTGGACTGGGAGTCGGGCACGAGCGCGACGGTGTGGGTCGAGACCGACCGGGCCTGCACCGCCGAGGTCCGCTGCGACGGCGGGGCCGGCGGCTCGGCGCCGACCTTCCTCGTCGCCGGCCACCACTACGCGCTGGTCGTGGTGACCGGGCTGGCCCCGGGGTCCGCCGCCGCGTACGAGGTGCTGCTCGACGGCGAGCGGGTGTGGCCCCTCGCCGGCTCGCCGCTGCCGCCCAGCACCATCCGCACGCCGCCGGTCCCGGCGACCGGCGCGGTGGTCGCCTTCGGCTCCTGCCGGTGGGCCGCGCCCGCCGTCGACGAGTCCGACCCGGTCGGCCCCGACGTCCTCGACACCCTCTCCGCCCGGCTCGCCGCCGACCCGGACGGCGAGCGTCCGGACGTGCTCCTGCTCCTCGGCGACCAGGTGTACGCGGACGAGACGTCGGCCGGCACCCGCGACTGGATCGCCCGTCACCGGCGGGGCGCCGGCACCGGTGCCGGCGCCCCGCCCGACCAGGTCGCCGACTACGAGGAGTACACCCACCTCTACGACGAGTCCTGGGGAGACCCCGAGCTGCGCTGGCTGTTCTCCACCGTGCCCAGCTGCATGATCTTCGACGACCACGACGTCATCGACGACTGGAACACGAGCGCGGCCTGGGTGGCCGACATGCGGGCGACGTCCTGGTGGCACGAGCGGATCACCGGCGGTCTGATGTCGTACTGGGTCTACCAGCACCTCGGCAACCTCTCGCCCGCCGAGCTCGCCGAGGACGAGCTCTACGCGGCGGTGCGGGCCGCCGAGGACGGCACGGAGGTGCTGCGCGCGTTCGCCGAACGGGCCGACGCCGACCCGGCGTCGGTGCGCTGGAGCTACCGCAGGGACTTCGGCCGCACCCGGCTGCTGATGGTCGACACCCGGGCCGCACGGGTGCTGGACGAACAGCACCGGTCGATGCTGGACGCCGACGAGGCCGCATGGCTGCGGACGCAGGCCTTCGACGACCCGGGCGGCGTCGACCACCTGCTGGTCGGGACCTCGCTCCCGTGGCTGCTGCCCCCGATGGTCCACTTCGCCGAGGGCTGGCACGCCGCGCTCTGCCGCGGCGAACGCGGGCCCCGCTGGGCGCGCTTCGGCGAGTGGCTGCGGCGGCGGGCCGACCTGGAGCACTGGGCGGCGTTCACCGCCTCGTTCGGGCGGCTCACGGACACGGTCGCCGAGGTCGGGCGGGGCCCGGACGCCCCGGCCACGGTGTGCGTGCTCTCCGGCGACGTGCACCACGCGTACGTGGCGGAGCCCGAGTGGCCCGCCGGGCAGCAGCCGGACTCCCGCATCCTCCAGCTCACCTGCTCGCCGCTGCACAACTCGGTGCCCGCCGCCATAAGGGCCGGGTTCCGGTTCGGCTGGAGCCGGTTCGCCAAGGGGATCGGCCATCTCCTCGCACGGCACGGGAGGGTCGCGCGGCCGGTGGTCCGGTGGGAGCGGACCGGCGGGCCGTGGTTCGGCAACCAGCTGATGACCCTGACGCTGCGCGGCCGCACGGCGCGGCTGCGGCTGGAACGGGCACAGGCGGGCGCGAAGCGCGGGCGGCGCGGTACCGACCGGGCGGGAGCGCGGCTGACGGGTGTCCTCGACCGGGCACTGACGGACGGACGCTGA
- a CDS encoding DoxX family protein: MPVPPTSGHLHRAQPYALGLFRIVVGLLFACHGVASLFGVLGRDGSVGAGTWPGWYAAVIQLVAGGLVMLGVGTRSASLVASGSMAYAYFVVHQPESLFPMTNGGEASAMFCWAFLLLVFTGPGALALDSVFGRRTTGDPDRAGQTPVTV; encoded by the coding sequence ATGCCCGTTCCGCCCACGTCCGGCCACCTGCACAGGGCGCAGCCCTACGCACTCGGCCTCTTCCGCATCGTCGTCGGTCTGCTCTTCGCCTGCCACGGCGTCGCCTCGCTCTTCGGCGTCCTCGGCCGCGACGGCTCCGTCGGCGCCGGCACCTGGCCCGGCTGGTACGCCGCGGTCATACAGCTCGTCGCCGGCGGTCTCGTCATGCTCGGCGTCGGCACCCGCAGCGCCTCGCTGGTCGCGTCCGGCTCGATGGCGTACGCCTACTTCGTCGTCCACCAGCCGGAGTCGCTGTTCCCGATGACCAACGGGGGCGAGGCCTCCGCCATGTTCTGCTGGGCCTTCCTGCTCCTGGTCTTCACCGGCCCCGGCGCGCTGGCGCTGGACTCCGTGTTCGGCAGGCGCACCACCGGTGATCCGGACCGCGCCGGACAGACGCCCGTCACCGTCTGA
- a CDS encoding DedA family protein produces MLESLGPLTASPWIYAVVALSVLLDVFLPVLPSGVLVITAATAAAAGSTAGGGGVAGGNVQQEVPSLLVLLLCAATASVLGDLFAYRLARRGGARFDRAIARSRRLTRAQERLGIALVRGGGALVVVARFAPAGRSVVSLGAGAAQRKIKEFLPWSALAGLVWAGYSVGLGWFGGQWLGASWIGAAVSVLALFGAGLLAAYVMRRPAQAGRPAA; encoded by the coding sequence GTGCTGGAGAGTCTCGGACCGCTGACCGCCAGTCCCTGGATCTACGCCGTCGTGGCGCTGTCCGTCCTGCTCGACGTCTTCCTGCCCGTGCTGCCCAGCGGCGTGCTCGTGATCACCGCGGCGACCGCGGCGGCCGCCGGCTCCACCGCCGGCGGCGGGGGCGTCGCCGGGGGGAACGTCCAGCAGGAAGTGCCCTCCCTGCTCGTGCTGCTGCTCTGCGCGGCGACCGCCTCCGTGCTCGGCGACCTGTTCGCCTACCGGCTGGCCCGGCGCGGCGGCGCCCGCTTCGACCGGGCCATCGCCCGCTCCCGCCGGCTGACCCGCGCACAGGAACGTCTCGGCATCGCCCTCGTCCGGGGCGGCGGGGCACTCGTCGTGGTCGCCCGCTTCGCCCCCGCGGGACGCTCGGTGGTGTCCCTCGGCGCGGGCGCGGCGCAGCGCAAGATCAAGGAGTTCCTGCCCTGGTCGGCGCTGGCCGGGCTGGTCTGGGCCGGTTACAGCGTCGGCCTCGGCTGGTTCGGCGGCCAGTGGCTCGGCGCGAGCTGGATCGGCGCGGCCGTCTCCGTGCTCGCGCTGTTCGGCGCCGGACTGCTGGCCGCCTACGTCATGCGGCGTCCGGCGCAGGCCGGGCGGCCTGCCGCGTAG
- a CDS encoding DUF2277 domain-containing protein — MCRSIKTLRPPVLPEEATEEDMHAAALQYVRKVSGFRAPAAHNKEVFDRAVAEITEATQRLLDGLEVRGAATRQAARPAPDAA; from the coding sequence ATGTGCCGCAGCATCAAGACTCTCCGCCCGCCCGTGCTCCCCGAGGAGGCCACAGAGGAGGACATGCACGCAGCCGCCCTGCAGTACGTGCGCAAGGTGTCCGGCTTCCGGGCGCCCGCCGCGCACAACAAGGAGGTGTTCGACCGGGCCGTCGCCGAGATCACCGAGGCCACCCAGCGTCTGCTGGACGGGCTGGAGGTGCGTGGCGCGGCTACGCGGCAGGCCGCCCGGCCTGCGCCGGACGCCGCATGA
- the cbiE gene encoding precorrin-6y C5,15-methyltransferase (decarboxylating) subunit CbiE, protein MTPAPPPAPRPAVTVVGIGADGWPGLSAAALDALRDAEVVIGGPRQLDLLPGDCRGLRVRWPSPLRPAVPRLLAEHAGRRIAVLASGDPMYYGIGRALTETLGDGALRVLPHPSSVSHACARLGWPVEDTDVVSLVGRPAARLGAALHDGRRVLVLSAGAGTPAEVARLLRERGWGPSRVRVLEQLGAEGERLVDGTADDWDEAPGDPLNVVAVDCRRAPGTPRLGVVPGLPDEAYEHDGQLTKRHVRAATLAALAPAPGELLWDVGGGSGSIAAEWLRAHRDCRAVTVERDPARAARIARNADALGVPALRVVTGAAPAALAGLPRPDAVFIGGGLTAPGLLDACWDALPAGGRLVANTVTLESEALLAERYRAHGGELVRLSVAHAVPVGGFTGWRQAMPVTQWSATKSGEMS, encoded by the coding sequence GTGACGCCCGCACCTCCCCCGGCCCCCCGCCCAGCCGTCACCGTCGTCGGGATCGGGGCCGACGGCTGGCCCGGGCTCTCCGCCGCCGCCCTCGACGCGCTCCGGGACGCCGAGGTCGTCATCGGCGGCCCCCGGCAACTGGACCTGCTGCCCGGCGACTGCCGCGGTCTGCGGGTGCGCTGGCCCAGCCCGCTGCGCCCCGCCGTCCCCCGGCTGCTCGCCGAGCACGCGGGCCGCCGGATCGCCGTGCTCGCCAGCGGCGACCCCATGTACTACGGCATCGGCCGCGCCCTCACCGAGACACTGGGCGACGGCGCCCTGCGGGTGCTGCCCCACCCCTCCTCCGTCTCCCACGCCTGTGCGCGCCTCGGCTGGCCCGTCGAGGACACCGACGTCGTGTCCCTCGTCGGACGCCCCGCGGCACGGCTCGGCGCGGCGCTCCACGACGGCCGGCGCGTCCTCGTCCTCAGCGCCGGCGCCGGGACGCCCGCCGAGGTGGCGCGCCTGCTGCGGGAACGCGGCTGGGGCCCGAGCCGCGTGCGCGTCCTCGAACAGCTGGGCGCGGAGGGCGAACGCCTCGTCGACGGCACCGCCGACGACTGGGACGAGGCGCCCGGCGACCCGCTCAACGTCGTCGCCGTCGACTGCCGCCGCGCGCCCGGGACACCCCGGCTCGGTGTGGTCCCCGGACTCCCCGACGAGGCGTACGAGCACGACGGCCAGCTCACCAAGCGCCACGTCCGCGCGGCGACGCTCGCCGCGCTCGCCCCGGCCCCCGGGGAACTCCTCTGGGACGTCGGCGGCGGTTCGGGCTCCATCGCCGCCGAATGGTTGCGCGCCCACCGCGACTGCCGCGCCGTCACCGTCGAACGCGACCCCGCGCGCGCCGCACGCATCGCCCGCAACGCGGACGCGCTCGGTGTCCCGGCACTGCGCGTCGTCACCGGCGCCGCACCCGCCGCGCTCGCCGGTCTGCCGCGCCCCGACGCCGTCTTCATCGGCGGCGGCCTCACCGCCCCCGGCCTGCTCGACGCCTGCTGGGACGCGCTCCCCGCGGGCGGGCGCCTCGTCGCCAACACCGTGACCCTGGAGTCCGAGGCCCTGCTCGCCGAGCGGTACCGCGCCCACGGGGGCGAACTGGTGCGGCTCTCCGTCGCGCACGCCGTCCCCGTCGGCGGCTTCACCGGCTGGCGCCAGGCGATGCCCGTCACCCAGTGGTCCGCCACCAAGTCTGGAGAGATGTCATGA
- the cobM gene encoding precorrin-4 C(11)-methyltransferase: MTVYFIGAGPGAADLITVRGARTLASCGVCLYAGSLVPTELLAECPPGARLVDTARLDLDAITAELVRAHEEGHDVARLHSGDPSVFSAVAEQMRRLDAAGIPYEVVPGVPAFAAAAAALKRELTVPTVGQTVVLTRISQQATPMPEGEDLATLGRSGALLVLHLAVRYVDRVVDELLPHYGPDCPAAVVAMASRPDELVLRGTLEDIASQVKAAGVVRTAVILVGRTLGATQFRDSHLYSPERDRHVC; encoded by the coding sequence ATGACCGTGTACTTCATCGGCGCGGGCCCCGGAGCCGCCGACCTCATCACCGTCCGCGGCGCGCGGACGCTGGCGTCGTGCGGGGTCTGCCTGTACGCGGGCTCGCTGGTCCCCACCGAACTCCTCGCCGAATGCCCGCCCGGCGCCCGGCTCGTCGACACCGCCCGGCTCGACCTCGACGCCATCACGGCCGAACTCGTCCGCGCCCACGAGGAGGGCCACGACGTGGCCCGGCTGCACTCCGGCGACCCCTCGGTGTTCAGTGCCGTCGCCGAACAGATGCGCAGGCTGGACGCGGCCGGCATCCCGTACGAAGTGGTCCCGGGCGTGCCCGCGTTCGCCGCCGCGGCGGCCGCGCTGAAGCGGGAGCTGACCGTGCCGACGGTCGGCCAGACGGTCGTCCTCACCCGGATCTCCCAGCAGGCGACGCCCATGCCGGAGGGCGAGGACCTGGCGACGCTCGGGCGCAGCGGGGCGCTGCTCGTGCTGCACCTCGCCGTCCGGTACGTGGACCGCGTCGTCGACGAACTCCTCCCCCACTACGGCCCGGACTGCCCCGCGGCGGTCGTCGCCATGGCCAGCCGCCCCGACGAACTCGTCCTGCGCGGCACCCTGGAGGACATCGCGTCCCAGGTGAAGGCCGCGGGCGTGGTGCGCACGGCGGTCATCCTCGTCGGACGCACCCTGGGCGCGACGCAGTTCCGCGACAGCCACCTGTACTCGCCGGAGCGCGACCGGCACGTGTGCTGA